The Fibrobacter sp. sequence CCATCTCCACCGGGGTCTATGGCTATCCGAAAAAGGAAGCTACCGAAATTGCCATTTGGGCAGTTCGAAACTACCCCGTTCAAAAGGTGAAAAAGGTGATCTTCTGCTGCTTCGGTGAAGATATGTTGAAAATTTACCAAGATGTTTTGAAGATGATGGCACCTTGAACCGCCTGAAAGTAAGAAAAATATTTGAAGAAAATCTGTACCAAACAAGCCTTCCTTTGCTAGATTTTTCTTTGCAACAGGAAGGCATTTATGATTTCTGAAATTGCCCCCATTCTTGAAAAGTTGAAGGGTACTGAAGAATACGACATCCTGGTCGAGATGGACGCTGTTTACTCCCGGATCGAAGAAAAGCAACGGGAATGGTTTGAAAAGTCTAAGTTCACCTGCCCTCAGGGCTGTGGCAAATGCTGTGAACATTTCGAACCCGATTTATTGGAAAGTGAAGCTCTGTACATGGCCGCCTGGCTATTGTGCAATCAATCTGAGGTAGCCCAGAAAATAGCGGAAGAAGATCACTGGTATGACGTTCTCCGTCGCATGTTTCACGTGGAACAATCGCACCAACGTTGTCCATTCTTCCGGGAAGATATTTCGGGGACGAACCTTCCGGGGCATTGCACCATTTATGGTGGCCGGGCATCCATTTGCCGTCTTTTCGGAGCTGCGGGTTTCAGAGATAAGTATGGCAATGAAGTCTGGAAACCCTGCAAGTTTTACCCGGCGGAAGAACTTGCCGCCATCAAGACTCTGTCTGGTGAACCGATTCTTCATCGGCAATATACTGCAGAAGAAGTAAAAAATCTCTTCGGCGCCCTCCCTCCAGTCATGAGCGACATGATGGAACAAGAAGAAACGTTCACCCCAGACGATGACTCTTCAACATTAATCCACGATATCCTGCCTAAATACATCCAACGGTTAATGTGGATTGTGGATTTGAATTCTGGAAAAGATTCCATATAAGAAAAAGCCCAAGGCATTGCCCTGGGCTCTAAATGTTTCACGTGGAACATAGAGGAATTTCTAGGGGTGAAAACCTCGGGGATTTTTATCTGAATGCTAGTATTAGCAGTTTAATTCGCTGACGGAATAGAGGGTAGCTTTTCCTGCCAGGGTCATTCTTTCACCTTCGATTTTGCAGTAAAGAGTGCCTCCCCTTCGGGATGCCTGCCTTGCAATAATCTCTGGCTTATTCATCCTGCCACTCCAATAAGGAGCGATGTGGCAATGTCCAGATCCGCAAACCGGGTCCTCGTTAATGGCAATTCGGGGGCCGAAACTTCTGGAGACACAGTCTTCCTTGGAACCTTTTGCGGTGACATGAACCAGGAGACCTGGCAGTTCCTTCACCTTGTCGAAGTCCGGCTTCATGTTTTCGATGGTACTTTCGGAGTCGAAAACGCAGAGCATGTCGCGACCCATGTAGGCTTCCGAGGGTCTCACGCCTAAGGCAATTTCCATTTCATCTGTAACGGGAATAGGTTTCAGGTCATAAACCGGGAAGTTCATTTCATAAAGATCCCCATTTCTATTCACAATAAGCTGGCCGCTCAGGGTGTCAAAGACAATTTTCTCTGCCTTTTGTTCATAGAAGTTGAAAAGGGTAAAGGCGGTTGCCAAGGTGGCGTGGCCGCAAAGGTCTACTTCATCACTGGGGGTAAACCAGCGAAGGTGGTACCTGGGGGCGGTTTCGTTATCTTCCATCTTCACCACGAAAGCAGTTTCGGAGAAGTTATTCTCGAAAGCGATGCTATGCATCAGGGGAACTTCCGGCCATTTATCCAGGACGCAAATTGCTGCCTGGTTACCGTGGAAGAGGGTGTCTGTAAATGCGTCTACGATGTATTGTTTCACGTGAAACCTGCCAACGTTGAAGGGTGAGTGTTGCGGTCAAACTTGCTTGGGCATGATTGGGTTATCTCTTCTTGTAGATTATGATTTCGGGGGTGGCGCCGTTCTCCCCATATTCGCATACCAGTATGTGGGAGTTGTTGGCGGCGATTCCATAGCATCGGTCGCTATCCTTCTTGGGCAACTGGTTCCCCAGATAGATATCGTTGTCGTTCAGAAGTTTGACTTTCTGTCCATTGGGTAGGCAGTATTCCATGTTGACGAAGGAGCCGTTCAGGGCAAAAAGTTCCTTCACCTTGGGCATGCCGGTCACTTTGAGGCTGTTGATTTCCTTGAGGAGTTCTACCTTCTTGCAGCAGGAACCTTCGGAACTTTGGCACTGTTCACAGCGTTTCATTTTCTTGCCCAGGCAACATTCTGCCAAAACACATTTACCACCGAAGGGCTTTCCCTTGGTCTTGATGCAGCCGTAACAGCTTTCCTTCATGGAGCATTGATCGCAATTTGCACCGCAGATTGATTTTGCCATAAGATACCTTCTATTAAACAGTCAGTTCCAGCAGGTTGCCCTCAGGATCTTGGACCACACTTTCGTAGTATCCGTCTCCAGTGGTGCGAGGCTGTCCAACGACAGTGACTCCTTCAGCTTCCATCTTGGCGGTCAACTTATCCACGTTTTCTTTTGAGCCAAGAGATATTGCAACATGGCACCATCCGAAATGTGGACAGGATATTGAAGATTCAATATCGGTTCGGTGCATCACTTCAATGCGGGCGCCGCCTTCGAAGGTAATGAACCTGCTGGTAAAACCTTTGGTGGGATTATGATATTCCGGCTGGATGATTCCACCTAAATACTTCTGGTAGAAGCCACAGACCTTTTCGATATCCTGAACCCAGATGGCGATATGTTCCACGTGAAACATTTTGGATTTCCCTTAAATAACCTTTCTTTCCAATATAAAGAAATTGCTCCGCAAAGAGCAATTCAAGTTATTAAAAAATCAATTTAAACTCCCCGAGCGTTCGGGTCCCAAATGATCTTGTGGAGCTGCACCTGGAAACGGACATTGTTCCGTCGTATCACCTCATTCCCAAGAATCCAGTTGACCATGTCCTCATATTTCATTGTCCCGAAGATGGGAGAAACATAGAAGGTGGGGAGCTTCAAACCGTCTCTGGCGTATTCCGCTTCCATGGCCCCGATGACCCGGGCGGCATCCTGAAGATCCTCGTCGGAACCTACCACGAACTTCAGAACATCCTTCCCCCTGAGGGTCATCATGTTCGTGAGTTTCATCTTGGGCTGCATTTCGCTGGAGATACTCTTCCAGTCCATGGTGCAGAAAATGTTCCTGAATCCGAATGGCTTTGGCTGGGTTCCGTTGGTCTCGATGTTCACTTCAAGGCCATAATCGTCCAACATTTTCAATAGAACTTCTACATCCTTGTGGATAAGTGGCTCCCCTCCGGTCAACGTGACGTACTGGGTGTTGAAAGATTTCACCTTCTGAAAGACTTCCTCAGGAGACATCTCCTGGAAATCGCTACCCTCCACGGCGTACATGGAGTCACAATAGGCACAGCGGAGATTGCATCCGAACAGTCGGATGAATACGGCAGGGGCGCCTGTGCGAATCCCCTCGCCTTCGATACTCAAAAATATTTCAGAGATTTTCATGGGTCGACCTCAGTCAACTTCGTATTCGGCGATGTTGTTTTCGCTTTCCTGGACGGTCACCTTGTAGCAGTTGGGAATCTGGTCGCAGATCCACTTGGCCAAGTTTTCGGCGGTGGGATTGAAGTCCACCACGTCATTGATGTACTTGTGGTCCAGCTGCTGGGAGATGATTTCCTTGGAGGCCTTGAAGTCAATGACCATGCCGTTGGCATCCAAGGTCTTGGACTGGCAATAGACGGTAATGATCCAGTTATGTCCGTGAAGATTCTGGCACTTGCTTTCGTAGTTCAGTGCCAGCTTGTGTGCGCCCGAGATTTCGAAGCGCTTCATGATTCTGTACATGAGATACCTAGTTTTGTTTATAGACAGGATGGTTTTTCGAACTGTCCCGCGACTAAATTATGAGCCGCAGTGAATTGATGTTGAAAATATAGTAAATGTTTGCGTGTTGGCATGCTTCGCATGCTACACCCTGCGGTTTGGCTATAAAAACAAGCAAGCTTGTTTTTGCATCCAAACCTTGTGCGTGTTTCACGTGAAACGTTTGCAAACCTAGGATGCGGCAGAGAATTTATTCTCTGACATATCCTAGGTGCAGCAAGTTGGCTCCGAAGGAGCAAACACAGCAAGGCGAAGCCCGCCAACAAAGAATACTACATTCCCCAAAAATTGAAGTGGATGTCGTAGTGTTTGGACAATGTCAAAGGAATGGTTTCGCCTTTCCATTGGATAGTTGCGGGTATTTCCCCATCTACGACATTGCCTTCTTCAGAAAGAAAATAGGCACATGAGTGGTCATATTTCCAATATGAACCCTTGTATTTTCCAAGAGAAGTAGTCAATACAGGACATTCATTGTCCTCTGTATCAGGTACTTTTATTTCAAGTGTAAATCCAGAGTTATGGAACCACGTCGGAATTATTGGTATGATAATGCCAGCTAGACCAATTCCCGAGTTGTATCTTTTTTCGTCAACATTCAGGTTTTCGGTGATTGTCCCATTTTCAGGTTTCCAGGATGTAGAGACATAAAGATGCGCACAAGAACAGAACTCAAAGCAAAATGCAATAATCAATAGTCGTAAAATAGTCTTCATATACATTCCTACTCATTATTTGCATTAGGCATCCGGATACCAAAATGGACGATAACCCCACCACTGTCTCTTTACAAAGAGGTATCGTTTTTCTTCCCCTTTGTATTTTATAGTATATACTTGCTGCTTATCGATGGGTAACTTTCCATAATGACATAGGTCGTAGTGATTATTAATCCCGGTAATATCTTCCGGCTCGTTTTCCAAAATCTTTCCATAAAAAAGATCGTCGTTGGCGTATACCACAGGACATTCCTCACCTTTTTTAGCCCATATTACAAAGTCCCCTGTGTGGCGATCAGGATGTGGACCCTGATAATTTTCTCCCAAGGGAATAAATGGGATAAAAAAAATGAGCCATGAGTTAGCAGTAGTTTTGGTGTAGTAATCCCAGATTTCGTAGTCGGTATTTAGTGATTCTGGATTACCTTCAAATGTACTTTCAGGTGGAATCACCTTACCATTATCATCCAATAAGTTGGGTTCGTACCAGATGAAGTTATGGTAAAGGGAGCAACCTTCCTGGCAAAACATACCTAGAAGCAAAATGAGAATGGTGAAAAATGAAGAGAAGGAAAATGCAGTGCGTTGCATAAAGTGGTCCCCCGATAACCACTAGTAATATATAAAAATCCCAGGAGGCTGATTCGTTCCTGGGACTTTTTAATCTCCTGAGGCCTGTGATGATTATATACTCGAGCCTTGAACCTCTATAGTTCCTGGAAGAAGATCACCGCATCTACGAAACCCAGCTTCTTGTGGTTGAATGCGCCGGGCAGTCGGCACAGCTCCTTGTAGCCCAGACTTTTCCACAATTTCATGGCGGGCTCGTTGGTGCTGATGACGAAGTTGAACTGGATTGCCTTGAATCCCATTTCGCGGGCGACCTTCAAACAGTCCTCGCCCATCATTCGCCCGATGCCTTTGCCACGGACTTTGCTGCTGACCATGAAGGAGGCGTTGGCCACATGGCTACCTCGGCCACGGTGATTCTGGATGATTTTGTAGAATCCCGCGACCTTATCAACAGCGCCTGCTTCGGTTTCGCACTTATCAACAGCCACAAAGCTGCTTACGCCCTTGCCGAACCAGTAGTCAAATGCGTCCTGGTCGCTGGCGGTTTCCTCGAAATCGTAGGTGTCGCCACCTTCGATGACTTCGCGGAAAATAGGTAACATCTGGGGAAAATCTTCAGGAACAGCTCTACGGAGTTTCATATGTAACCTTCAGGCGGATTCGCAAAAAAATCTAACTATATATAATATAGTAAGTGTCGCAATAATATATATATTAGTGTGGTCAAAATTCATTATAACCTCGAGCCTCGTTGCTCGAACCTGGAGCCTTATATGGAAGAAATCAAGGAATTCATCAAGAACTGTGGCGCCTATTTTCTGGCAACTGTAGATGGTGACCAGCCCAAGGTCCGCCCCTTCGGTACCATCGAAATCTTCGAAGGCAAGCTTTACATTCAGACTGGCAAGTCCAAGGATGTGTCCAAGCAGA is a genomic window containing:
- the queD gene encoding 6-carboxytetrahydropterin synthase QueD gives rise to the protein MYRIMKRFEISGAHKLALNYESKCQNLHGHNWIITVYCQSKTLDANGMVIDFKASKEIISQQLDHKYINDVVDFNPTAENLAKWICDQIPNCYKVTVQESENNIAEYEVD
- a CDS encoding YkgJ family cysteine cluster protein, coding for MISEIAPILEKLKGTEEYDILVEMDAVYSRIEEKQREWFEKSKFTCPQGCGKCCEHFEPDLLESEALYMAAWLLCNQSEVAQKIAEEDHWYDVLRRMFHVEQSHQRCPFFREDISGTNLPGHCTIYGGRASICRLFGAAGFRDKYGNEVWKPCKFYPAEELAAIKTLSGEPILHRQYTAEEVKNLFGALPPVMSDMMEQEETFTPDDDSSTLIHDILPKYIQRLMWIVDLNSGKDSI
- a CDS encoding GNAT family N-acetyltransferase; the protein is MKLRRAVPEDFPQMLPIFREVIEGGDTYDFEETASDQDAFDYWFGKGVSSFVAVDKCETEAGAVDKVAGFYKIIQNHRGRGSHVANASFMVSSKVRGKGIGRMMGEDCLKVAREMGFKAIQFNFVISTNEPAMKLWKSLGYKELCRLPGAFNHKKLGFVDAVIFFQEL
- a CDS encoding radical SAM protein, translated to MKISEIFLSIEGEGIRTGAPAVFIRLFGCNLRCAYCDSMYAVEGSDFQEMSPEEVFQKVKSFNTQYVTLTGGEPLIHKDVEVLLKMLDDYGLEVNIETNGTQPKPFGFRNIFCTMDWKSISSEMQPKMKLTNMMTLRGKDVLKFVVGSDEDLQDAARVIGAMEAEYARDGLKLPTFYVSPIFGTMKYEDMVNWILGNEVIRRNNVRFQVQLHKIIWDPNARGV
- a CDS encoding VOC family protein, whose amino-acid sequence is MFHVEHIAIWVQDIEKVCGFYQKYLGGIIQPEYHNPTKGFTSRFITFEGGARIEVMHRTDIESSISCPHFGWCHVAISLGSKENVDKLTAKMEAEGVTVVGQPRTTGDGYYESVVQDPEGNLLELTV
- a CDS encoding PhzF family phenazine biosynthesis protein gives rise to the protein MKQYIVDAFTDTLFHGNQAAICVLDKWPEVPLMHSIAFENNFSETAFVVKMEDNETAPRYHLRWFTPSDEVDLCGHATLATAFTLFNFYEQKAEKIVFDTLSGQLIVNRNGDLYEMNFPVYDLKPIPVTDEMEIALGVRPSEAYMGRDMLCVFDSESTIENMKPDFDKVKELPGLLVHVTAKGSKEDCVSRSFGPRIAINEDPVCGSGHCHIAPYWSGRMNKPEIIARQASRRGGTLYCKIEGERMTLAGKATLYSVSELNC